The following are encoded in a window of Sutcliffiella horikoshii genomic DNA:
- a CDS encoding phosphoglycerate kinase yields the protein MNKKSIRDIDVKGKRVFCRVDFNVPMKDGQVTDETRIRAALPTIKHLVDNGAKVLLASHLGRPKGQVVEELRLTAVAARLQELLGKDVKKADEAYGDSVKAIVNDMSEGDVLLLENVRFYPGEEKNDPELAKAFAELADVYVNDAFGAAHRAHASTEGIAQHLPAVAGLLMEKELEVLGKALSNPERPFTAIIGGAKVKDKIGVIENLLNKVDNLIIGGGLAYTFIKAKGYDVGKSLLEEDKIDLAKSFMEQAKEKGVNMYMPVDVVVADDFSNDANTKIVPIEEIPSDWEGLDCGPKSREIYADVIKNSKLVIWNGPMGVFELDAFAGGTKAVGEALAEATDTYSVIGGGDSAAAVEKFNLADKMSHISTGGGASLEFMEGKELPGVVALNDK from the coding sequence ATGAACAAGAAAAGTATTCGTGACATCGACGTGAAAGGCAAACGCGTATTTTGCCGTGTGGACTTTAACGTACCGATGAAGGACGGACAAGTAACAGACGAAACCCGTATCCGTGCAGCATTGCCAACCATCAAGCACCTAGTGGATAACGGCGCGAAAGTCTTGCTTGCAAGCCACTTAGGACGTCCAAAAGGGCAAGTAGTCGAAGAGCTTCGCTTAACCGCGGTTGCAGCCCGTCTACAAGAGCTTCTTGGAAAAGATGTAAAAAAAGCGGATGAAGCATACGGCGATTCCGTAAAAGCCATCGTAAACGACATGAGCGAGGGAGACGTTCTTTTATTAGAAAACGTTCGTTTCTACCCTGGTGAAGAGAAAAACGATCCAGAACTTGCAAAAGCGTTTGCTGAGCTTGCAGATGTGTATGTAAATGACGCATTCGGCGCCGCTCACCGTGCACATGCTTCCACAGAAGGTATTGCCCAGCACTTACCGGCAGTAGCAGGCCTCTTAATGGAAAAAGAATTAGAAGTACTAGGAAAAGCCCTTTCCAACCCTGAGCGCCCATTCACGGCGATCATCGGTGGAGCAAAGGTTAAAGATAAAATAGGTGTCATCGAAAATCTTCTTAACAAAGTGGATAACCTGATCATCGGCGGTGGACTTGCTTACACGTTCATCAAGGCTAAAGGCTATGATGTAGGAAAATCCTTATTGGAAGAAGACAAAATCGACCTTGCTAAATCCTTCATGGAGCAAGCAAAAGAAAAAGGCGTGAACATGTACATGCCTGTGGATGTAGTTGTTGCAGATGATTTCTCCAACGACGCAAACACAAAAATCGTACCTATTGAAGAAATTCCAAGCGACTGGGAAGGCCTTGATTGCGGACCTAAATCCCGTGAAATCTACGCGGATGTAATCAAAAACTCCAAGCTTGTCATCTGGAATGGACCAATGGGAGTATTCGAACTTGATGCATTTGCTGGCGGAACAAAAGCAGTAGGTGAAGCCCTAGCAGAAGCTACCGATACATACTCTGTCATCGGTGGAGGAGACTCTGCGGCTGCTGTTGAAAAATTCAACCTTGCAGACAAAATGAGCCATATCTCAACTGGTGGAGGCGCATCCCTGGAATTCATGGAAGGCAAAGAACTTCCAGGAGTAGTAGCGCTGAACGATAAGTAA
- the gap gene encoding type I glyceraldehyde-3-phosphate dehydrogenase, with product MAVKIGINGFGRIGRNVFRAALKNNDVEVVAVNDLTDANMLAHLLKYDSVHGKLAADVKVDGDNLVVDGKTIKVTAERDPAKLSWGELGVEVVVESTGFFTKRADAAKHLEAGAKKVIISAPASDEDITIVMGVNEDKYDAANHNVISNASCTTNCLAPFAKVLNDKFGIKRGMMTTVHSYTNDQQILDLPHKDYRRARAAAENIIPTTTGAAKAVSLVLPELKGKLNGGAMRVPTPNVSLVDLVAELDKDVTAEEVNAAFKAASEGELKGILGYSEEPLVSGDYNGNPESSTIDALSTMVMEGNMVKVISWYDNESGYSHRVVDLAKYIAAKGL from the coding sequence ATGGCAGTAAAGATTGGTATTAACGGATTTGGACGTATTGGACGTAACGTATTCCGCGCAGCATTAAAAAATAACGACGTAGAAGTGGTAGCAGTTAACGACTTAACAGACGCTAACATGCTTGCACACCTTTTAAAATATGACAGCGTACACGGCAAATTAGCTGCTGACGTGAAAGTTGACGGAGACAACCTAGTTGTTGACGGCAAAACAATCAAAGTTACAGCGGAGCGCGACCCAGCGAAATTATCTTGGGGTGAGCTTGGAGTAGAAGTAGTAGTTGAATCTACTGGTTTCTTCACAAAGCGTGCAGACGCTGCGAAACACTTAGAAGCTGGAGCGAAGAAAGTAATCATTTCCGCACCTGCATCTGATGAAGATATCACTATCGTAATGGGTGTTAACGAAGACAAGTACGATGCAGCTAACCACAACGTTATCTCTAATGCATCTTGTACGACTAACTGCTTGGCTCCATTCGCAAAAGTATTGAACGACAAGTTCGGTATCAAACGTGGAATGATGACAACTGTTCACTCTTACACAAATGACCAACAAATCTTAGACTTGCCACACAAAGACTACCGTCGTGCGCGTGCGGCAGCTGAGAACATCATCCCTACAACTACTGGAGCTGCAAAAGCAGTATCTCTAGTATTACCTGAACTTAAAGGTAAATTGAATGGTGGAGCTATGCGTGTTCCAACTCCAAACGTTTCTCTTGTTGACCTTGTAGCAGAGCTTGACAAAGATGTAACAGCTGAAGAAGTAAACGCAGCGTTCAAAGCAGCATCTGAAGGCGAATTAAAAGGAATTCTTGGTTATTCTGAAGAGCCACTAGTATCTGGTGACTACAATGGTAACCCTGAGTCTTCTACAATCGACGCATTATCTACAATGGTAATGGAAGGCAACATGGTAAAAGTTATCTCTTGGTACGACAACGAGAGCGGATACTCTCACCGTGTAGTAGACCTAGCGAAATACATCGCTGCAAAAGGACTATAA